In Streptomyces nojiriensis, the sequence TGACCTACTACCCGGTGCTCCGCTTCGACGAGATGCAATGGGTGCCGACCGCGCAGCAGCAGACCCGGCCCCAGGCCGTGGTGTCCCTCGCCCCGGGCGAGTCGGGCTACGCGGGGGCCCTGCTGTCGGCGGCCGACGGCAGCGGCGAGGGCGGGACGACCGGACACCGGCTCACGATCGCCTTCCAGGGCCGGACGCCCCTCAGCGACGGGGGCGCGTCCGCGACCCCGCCCCTCCCGGCGGCCGGTCTCGCCTACGACAGCTCGCTGTCGGTCACGTACTGGCAGCGGAGCAGCGCCGACGCGCTCGGCTCATGAGTCGGCCGCGACGATGCGGCCGTCACGCAGTTCCACGACCCGGTCGGCGAGCTCGATCAGGTTGGGGTCGTGGGTGGCGACGAGGATGGTCACCGACTCGCTGCGCACCACCGCACGCAGCAGTTCCATGACCGAGCGGCCGGTCTCCGAGTCGAGCTGGCCGGTCGGCTCGTCCGCGATGATCAGGTCCGGGTCGTTGGCCAGGGCGCGGGCCACCGCCACGCGCTGCTGCTGGCCGCCCGAGAGTTCGCCGGGCCGCTGTTCGGCGTGGTCGGCGAGTCCGACCAGGGCCAGCAGGGTCCGGGCGCGCTCCTCGCGCTCCTTGGCGGGCACGCGCCGCAGCCTCATCGGAACGCCGACGTTCTCGGCGGCCGTCAGGACGGGTATCAGGCCGAAGGACTGGAAGACGAATCCGATGCGGTCGCGGCGCAGGGCGAGCAGGCCCGGCTCGTCGAGCGTCGCCAGGTCGGTGCCGTCGAGGGTGATCCGGCCGCCGGTCGGGGAGTCGAGGCCGCCCACGAGGTTCAGCAGGGTGGTCTTGCCGGAGCCCGACCGGCCCCTGAGGGCGGTGAGTTCGCCGCGGCGGACCTCGAAGGACACGCCGCGCAGGGCGTGGACGGCCTGCGGTCCGCTGCCGAAGCTGTGGTGCACGTCGTCGACGACCACGATCGGGGAGCCGGCGCCTGCGCCGGCGCCTCCGCCGTCCCGCACCGCCCGTGTCGCGACCGTCGCCGGTGCCTGGTGATCCCTCATCGCGTCTGTTCCCCCGTCGAGTTGTCCGCGCGGGGCGCCCGGCCCCGCGTCCCGCGCCAGCTGCCACTGCCGCTTCCTGATCGCATTTGCGCATCTGTCGCACCAATCACGCAAGCCCCTTCCCTCCATCGATCGCATCTGACAGCATCGTCCGCTATCCGGTACTTCAGGTCCGGACGGGGGAGGAATTCAACACGTGCTCGGCTTCGTCGTGCGCCGACTGCGCGGGCGATGGCCGCTCGCCGTCGCCGTGCTGCTCACCGTACTGATCACCGCGACCACACTGACCGCGCTGACGGCCTTCACCCGTGGCGTGGGCGAGGAAGGCCTCCGGCGGGCCCTGACCGGGACGGCACAGCCCCGGACCACCGTCGTCATCACCAGCGGCCATCCCGCCGATGCCCGCGCCAAGGACGACCAGGCCGTACGGGCCTTCGCCGACGAGGTGTTCGGGCGGCTCCCGGTGGCCTCCGAGAGCGTGGCCCGCAGCCGCTCGTACGGACTGCCCGGCGTCGCCGCCTCCGGCCGCGACGCCGACCTGACCCTGCTCGCCGCCCTCGGCAAGGACCACGTACGGCTGCTCGCCGGTGAGTGGCCCGCGCCGGTCGCCGCACCCCCGGCCGCCGGCGCCCCGCCGGCCCCGACCCAGGTGGCCGTGCCGCGCGCGGCGCTCGCCCGGCTCGGCCTGGCCGAGTCCGCGCTGCCCGCACCGGTCCGGCTGGACGACCGGTTCGGCGGGGCACCGCTGACCGTGCTGGTCACCGGCGTGTACCGGGCCACCGACCCGGACGCCGCGTACTGGCGGCTCGACCCCCTCGGCGGCCGCGAGGTCCAGGCCGACACCTTCGCCATCTACGGCCCGCTCCTGGTGGACGACAGCGCCTTCACCACCGGCGGCCTCCTGCAGAACCACCGCCTCACGCTGCTCACCCCGGACCTGCGCACGGTCCGCGCCGCCGAGGCCGAGGCCGTCCGCACCGCGACCGACCCCGCGAGCGTCACCCTCGAACGCGCCGGCTCCCTGCGGACCGCCACCGAACTGCCCACGCTGCTGGCCGAGCTGAGCGCCGGCACGGTCGTCGCCCGCTCCACCCTGCTGATGGGCGCGCTCCAGCTCGCCGTCCTGTCGACCGCCGCACTGCTCCTCGTCTCCCACATCCTGACCGTCCGCCAGGAACCGGAACGGGTCCTGCTCACCGCGCGCGGCGCCTCCCGCCGTCGTCTCGGCGCGCTCACCGCGGCCGAGTCCCTGCTGCTCGCCCTGCCCGCGGCCGTCCTGGCACCCCTGCTCACCCCACCCCTGCTGCGCCTGTTCGGCCGGTTCGGACCGCTCGGGCGGGTCCACCTGGAGATCCCGGACACCTGGCTGGTCTGGCCGGTCGCGGGCGGCTGCGCCCTGGCCTGCGTGCTG encodes:
- a CDS encoding ABC transporter ATP-binding protein encodes the protein MRDHQAPATVATRAVRDGGGAGAGAGSPIVVVDDVHHSFGSGPQAVHALRGVSFEVRRGELTALRGRSGSGKTTLLNLVGGLDSPTGGRITLDGTDLATLDEPGLLALRRDRIGFVFQSFGLIPVLTAAENVGVPMRLRRVPAKEREERARTLLALVGLADHAEQRPGELSGGQQQRVAVARALANDPDLIIADEPTGQLDSETGRSVMELLRAVVRSESVTILVATHDPNLIELADRVVELRDGRIVAADS